The following are encoded together in the Bacillus sp. NP157 genome:
- a CDS encoding VirK/YbjX family protein: MQSLFRFARSLRGRAAWHSSSSHAFSAIASYCGRSIARWRAHGEWLGFLESPAMAGITELDTVLVERYQHRYISKAWTIEQRLQAIRDHYDFALARFPRALFHMLYRERQVLAGKLTLRDGSKLSLILKAPYRRGREGELALSLTDESGLQLSYVQFSFVDGGRSIVIGCLQGAANQAGRDAVRELTKQCHGLRPKNLLLSMVRALADAFDVQNVLGIGNDRHVFAGIANKVKADYDNFWIEAGGELSDHGFYRLPPREPVRDEAEVESKRRSEFRRREALRQEACELVVAPFGFYRPAMPMAA, from the coding sequence ATGCAGTCCCTGTTCCGCTTTGCGCGATCGTTGCGCGGCCGTGCCGCCTGGCATAGCTCGTCCTCGCACGCCTTCTCTGCCATCGCTTCGTACTGCGGCCGCTCCATCGCGCGCTGGCGTGCGCACGGCGAGTGGCTGGGCTTCCTCGAGTCGCCAGCGATGGCGGGCATCACCGAGCTGGATACCGTGCTGGTGGAACGCTACCAGCACCGCTACATCAGCAAGGCGTGGACGATCGAGCAGCGCCTGCAGGCTATCCGCGACCACTACGATTTCGCCCTGGCGCGTTTCCCGCGCGCGCTGTTCCACATGCTGTATCGCGAACGCCAGGTACTGGCCGGCAAGCTGACCCTGCGCGACGGCAGCAAGCTGTCGTTGATCCTCAAGGCGCCGTACCGCCGTGGCCGCGAGGGCGAGCTCGCCCTGTCGCTGACCGACGAAAGCGGCCTGCAACTGTCGTACGTGCAGTTCTCGTTCGTGGACGGCGGACGCAGCATCGTCATCGGTTGCCTGCAGGGCGCAGCCAACCAGGCCGGTCGCGACGCCGTGCGCGAGTTGACGAAGCAGTGCCATGGCCTGCGCCCGAAGAACCTGCTGCTGTCGATGGTGCGTGCCCTGGCCGACGCCTTCGACGTGCAGAACGTGCTGGGCATCGGTAACGATCGCCACGTGTTCGCTGGCATCGCCAACAAGGTGAAGGCCGACTACGACAACTTCTGGATCGAAGCCGGTGGCGAACTGTCCGACCATGGTTTCTATCGCCTGCCACCCCGCGAGCCGGTGCGCGACGAAGCCGAAGTGGAGAGCAAGCGGCGCAGCGAGTTCCGCCGTCGCGAGGCGCTGCGCCAGGAAGCGTGCGAGCTAGTCGTCGCGCCGTTCGGCTTCTACCGTCCCGCCATGCCGATGGCGGCGTGA